In Carassius gibelio isolate Cgi1373 ecotype wild population from Czech Republic chromosome B4, carGib1.2-hapl.c, whole genome shotgun sequence, one DNA window encodes the following:
- the LOC127956359 gene encoding soluble scavenger receptor cysteine-rich domain-containing protein SSC5D-like isoform X2: protein MENCLMLMFLCYMVKLITSDSVSVRLVNGNNPCAGRVEVYNDGQWGTVCHDAWDMTDAAVVCRELDCGTAVKATNEAHFGRGSGPISMALVGCSGSETALKDCTSYGTQGCNHDEDAGVVCSGQGLRFMDGLHLCSGRVEMFRTEGWGSVCDAVFDQQDAEVVCKQLDCGAPVQVLGAAAFETQLFS from the exons ATGGAGAACTGTCTGATGCTGATGTTTCTGTGTTATATGGTAAAACTCATCACCTCTG ACAGTGTGAGTGTGAGGTTGGTGAATGGTAATAATCCCTGTGCTGGTCGAGTGGAGGTTTATAATGatggtcagtggggaacagtgtgtcaTGATGCCTGGGATATGActgatgctgcagtggtgtgtagagagctggactgtgggacGGCTGTAAAAGCAACAAATGAAGCTCACTTTGGACGAGGATCAGGACCAATTTCAATGGCTCTTGTAGGATGTAGTGGATCAGAGACTGCACTGAAAGACTGTACATCATATGGCACACAGGGCTGTAATCATGATGAAGATGCTGGTGTTGTTTGTTCAG GACAAGGACTTCGATTTATGGACGGGCTTCACCTGTGCTCTGGGAGAGTGGAGATGTTTCGTACAGAAGGATGGGGTTCAGTGTGTGAcgctgtctttgaccagcaggatgcagaggttgtgtgtaaacagctggactgtggggctcctgtacaggtgctgggagcagctgcttttg AAACACAGCTGTTCTCATGA
- the LOC127956359 gene encoding deleted in malignant brain tumors 1 protein-like isoform X1 — MENCLMLMFLCYMVKLITSDSVSVRLVNGNNPCAGRVEVYNDGQWGTVCHDAWDMTDAAVVCRELDCGTAVKATNEAHFGRGSGPISMALVGCSGSETALKDCTSYGTQGCNHDEDAGVVCSGQGLRFMDGLHLCSGRVEMFRTEGWGSVCDAVFDQQDAEVVCKQLDCGAPVQVLGAAAFGKGKGRVWSEEIQCRGNESQIDVCSHSSSQKHSCSHDNDVGVICSGCTDLRLVNGSDTCSGRVELQYLDKWGTVCDACWDMRAASVLCRQLNCGIAVSVVGSDWFGEGSGEIWADVFDCDGNETKLSECSISSWSRAECSHRRDVGVICKFTQH; from the exons ATGGAGAACTGTCTGATGCTGATGTTTCTGTGTTATATGGTAAAACTCATCACCTCTG ACAGTGTGAGTGTGAGGTTGGTGAATGGTAATAATCCCTGTGCTGGTCGAGTGGAGGTTTATAATGatggtcagtggggaacagtgtgtcaTGATGCCTGGGATATGActgatgctgcagtggtgtgtagagagctggactgtgggacGGCTGTAAAAGCAACAAATGAAGCTCACTTTGGACGAGGATCAGGACCAATTTCAATGGCTCTTGTAGGATGTAGTGGATCAGAGACTGCACTGAAAGACTGTACATCATATGGCACACAGGGCTGTAATCATGATGAAGATGCTGGTGTTGTTTGTTCAG GACAAGGACTTCGATTTATGGACGGGCTTCACCTGTGCTCTGGGAGAGTGGAGATGTTTCGTACAGAAGGATGGGGTTCAGTGTGTGAcgctgtctttgaccagcaggatgcagaggttgtgtgtaaacagctggactgtggggctcctgtacaggtgctgggagcagctgcttttggtAAAGGAAAAGGCCGTGTTTGGTCAGAggagattcagtgcagaggaaatgaatCTCAGATAGATGTCTGTTCACATTCATCTTCACAGAAACACAGCTGTTCTCATGACAATGATGTAGGAGTGATCTGTTCTG GTTGCACAGATCTCAGGCTGGTGAATGGTTCAGACACTTGTTCTGGAAGAGTGGAGCTTCAGTATCTAGATAAATGGGGCACAGtgtgtgatgcatgctgggatatgaGAGCTGCCAGTGTCCTCTGTAGACAGCTGAATTGTGGGATTGCTGTGTCTGTTGTGGGATCAGACTGGTTTGGAGAGGGAAGTGGTGAAATCTGGGCTGATGTGTTTGATTGTGACGGGAATGAAACAAAACTCTCAGAATGTTCCATCTCTTCATGGAGTCGAGCTGAATGTTCTCACAGACGAGATGTTGGAGTCATCTGTAAATTCACACAACACTGA